A stretch of the Oxyura jamaicensis isolate SHBP4307 breed ruddy duck chromosome 4, BPBGC_Ojam_1.0, whole genome shotgun sequence genome encodes the following:
- the HPGDS gene encoding hematopoietic prostaglandin D synthase, with amino-acid sequence MPHYKLTYFNLRGRAEISRYLFAYSGKKYEDHRIEAADWPKIKPTIPFGKIPILEVDGVIIHQSLAIARYLARESGLAGQTPVEQALADAIVDTIDDFMTLFPWAEKNQEVKQQAFNDILTNKAPELLKDLDTFLGDNKWLVGKSVTWADFYWDVCSTTLLSCKPDLADKYPRLLALRDRVQALPAIAAWIQKRPKTIM; translated from the exons ATGCCCCACTACAAGCTGACATACTTCAATCTGCGAGGAAGAGCAGAAATCAGCCGCTACCTGTTTGCCTATTCAGGCAAGAAGTACGAAGACCACAGGATAGAAGCAGCAGACTGGCCCAAAATCAAACCAA cTATCCCATTTGGAAAAATCCCTATTCTGGAAGTAGATGGAGTTATCATTCACCAGAGCCTGGCGATAGCAAGATACCTTGCCAGAGAATCAG GGCTGGCAGGTCAGACTCCCGTGGAACAGGCCCTGGCTGATGCCATTGTGGACACCATCGATGATTTCATGACGCTTTTCCCATGGGCAGAGAAAAATCAGGAGGTGAAA CAACAAGCGTTTAATGACATCCTCACCAACAAAGCACCTGAGTTATTGAAAGATTTGGACACTTTCCTGGGGGATAACAAATGGCTGGTGGGGAAATCT GTAACGTGGGCCGATTTCTATTGGGATGTGTGCAGTACAACACTTCTGTCCTGCAAACCTGACCTGGCAGACAAGTACCCCAGGCTGTTGGCTCTCAGGGACAGAGTGCAAGCGCTGCCTGCTATTGCAGCCTGGATCCAGAAGAGACCGAAGACGATAATGTAA